The genome window taattttataaatattttaacagtAGTCAACTGAACTCCACTATTATGATGTTTAAGCCGATCGTCCAAAAGATTCTATAAAATATCGCATGTTAATTTATAAGATAAcatcattaattttaaggaGTAATTCTTTGACTTGccataatatcaaaaatttcgtCTTCGCTAGATGGTTTATATCGAATAAGAGTATCCAATACCAAACACTGATGCCACTCATTAAATTCGTGTAATCGTTGAAGTAAATAATGTGCGATATTCGTGTCTACAGTCATTCCGCCTTCCGAaagaaatattctatttaaagCAACAATGCAATTTGCAACAACTTCGGGGTCACGATCTCTCagagtattatataattgatcAACCAAAGGAGCATCTGATATACGTTATCGACATAATTGGTATATTTGAGAATTTAGAtcaattttgaaatataaaaaaaagaaatttcatttttaaacttacaAAGGGAATGATCATCTACCTAACACGTGTTTTGGAGAAAGATTAAACAATTTGATACACGAAATTAACGCGGTCTTTCGTACATATGCGCTAGAATCGATTAAAGCGTGACTTAAAGATTCTAACATATATGGTACATAATCTATAAGCCTAATTAAAGGTGTTGTTTGATATTaggttaataattttgaaataaaaatttgatatatagcATTTACTAATTACCTCATCGAACAAAGCGTACGTAAAGCTAATCCTCTTACAAAAGGATTTTCATCTTGAAGATCATTCTGAAAAGTATTAATAGCTAAAATGACCAAATCAGCATTTTGTTCGGCCTGTGTtgatatatacatatatgcAAGCTTTTTCTGAACCAAATCCTTTGTAGAAGCTgcctttgatattattaacatattaaCGTAAAGTATGAATCGATTGATAATATCTTAGAACACTAACTACTCGAACCTTGATAACGTCACCAAATAATGATGATACATCTATACCAGCCGTCATTGTCTCGagtacttttttaataattggacGTTTAGCTGTTTGTTGGATACCTGTGTGATTTATTGTCACATTTTCGCTTGCCTCCTTTAAACGTAAGCCTAATTCTGTAACTTCACGATTTTGCAGTTGGTCCAAAAACGAAACTCTTCCAGACGACATGACAGATAATGAACAGTAAAACTTATGAATGTTCCGGGAAAGAGCAAAATTTATGTAAGATTTACTataaagtcacatgattttgGCTTGTACCTTGATCATGCGCAGTTAGAAAATGTGACTATAGAGAAGACGTGATTATATAGAGGTCTTATTATACATTCTTTATATTGCGTAATTATATATAGAGAAAGAACTTTAtaagatgtgactatatagaggtcaaaaagagaaaaagtaAAGCTTCtattaagtataattaatttcccGATATTTCTTTACTCTTGACCTTCAAAATTTCATCAACATCTTTCACAGATTTCTCTATAAGCGACTGAAGCTAGAGGAGAAAGGGAAATCGCGTTAAGTAAAAACTTGATagtcattgaaaaaaaacaatcaaatatttacttttttggtTAATATAATTGCTTCATCACGTGGTAACCTATTCGCACAGTCCTTTTTCAAATCTTTCATACCATCTTCCCTTATACGTCTAATCTTAATTTTAGCACTTTCAGCAATCTTTGACGCAACCTTGGTCATCTTCTCTCGATATTCAGTTGTGATTCTAACACGAAAAAAACGCGTAAATTACGCAAATTTAGAATACAGATCAAACTGAACTTTGCTTACTTGGGAATCGGTACTTTAATGCTTTTTCCTTCAATTACGGaatttagatttaaatttGCACTCCTTATGGCTTTATCTACGGCttttaataactaaaaaagacaaaaaaaatactgttGAGTTTGTATCTCTTTAATCTagattctattttttttttatttataattccgTACTTCTTCTTCGTGCACATGTACCAACAGGGTTTGAGGGTCTTTGACAATGATTTGCGCAATATCTTTAAGAGGTGTGCTACTGTCTTTAAACGGTACTGACACAGGATCAAGTATGgctaaaaatcatataatggtaaagaataaaaaatttgaacgaatccgttaaaatttttttaaaaaaaaatgttcaaaccCGGGTTCGCACGACCAATCCTCATAGAACTATaatccttttttaatttttcagtgACTATGTTTGCTTTAGCTTCAACTTTACTTAAGTCGAAATTTCTCTCTTTTTCACTTATATTAATGTTcttttcttcctcttcttcaATCTTATCTTTAGTATAACTTTTGCCTTTTTTACTATCTTCCTTCCAACctggtttttttttcgaagCTAATAAAAGCCGTTGACttgtaaagaaattttgataaagttGTAAAGTTACAGTGACGTGTTTTGTGAGTAGCCCATTAGATATATAAGGCTTTGAAGATAGTGTGCCATATCTATACAATAATGGATTTTTTGGTCTAACATTATacaatgtaaatataaatttttttgacagCATATTAAACAAAACGCGAAGAACAATAACCAAAGTAAACGTTAATAATCGATTATCTTTACTCACGTGACATAATAGTGTCTGTATAATTACAACCACGATTTGTATCACGTACTAGtgaataagttaaataaatacctgAAATTACACTTTACATTTAGTTAACTATTATGAACATGGGAGGAGGAGTAGATTATAATAACTCAACTACTGAAACTCATGAAAAAACAGAAGCTTCAATTTCTTCCGAAGTGAAGGAAACTGTTGATATACATAGTGGTTCAGAGAAGGAAGAGACAAAGGAAACCCCTATCGAAAATACTAATACTATTACAGAACCACAAAATGTAAGTACAACTGCCGAAACTGCCCCCGTAAGCAGTCCGTCCAATGAAACTTCAGATACTACCGAAGGGAAGACAACCGCAAATGCTGCACAGGAAGCTCAAATTACTTCCCAACAGAATTGGGAATATGAGcaatctattaaaaaagaagttGAAAAAACACCGCTTGTTTGCTTGACAGAGGACATTCAAAAGTTATACCAAGAATATGAACAGGGCAGCGAAGTATATCGGCAAAAAATTATGGTTTGTTATCTTCTTTTTACACATCAACAAGCCATCATGTGTGAATGATGGTTTAAgagaattcattttttataatgttagAAATTGGCAGAGAGACATAGTAAGATAAGACGTTGTCGTGGGGATGGTAACTGCTTTTATAGGGGTAACTATTTTAATTGACTTAACACTTCGCTTTTTTAGAAACCTATGAATTAACCCATTAGCATTTTCATTTATGTAGCTTTTGGATTTGCATGGTTCGAACGACTTATGGATTCTAAAGACAATAATTTACGTCAATCCGCGCTAAAATCTTTGGCTGATACGATTCCGCTTTTTAAGGAAGCTGGGTACCAAGAATTGGTTTATCAAGATATTTATGAGGAACATATTGAAAAGCAGATGAAAATTGTTGCGAACGGAGAATACGACGAAGATAtgttattaacaatttttcaaACCGATGAAATTTCTAACTGTATTGTCTTTTATCTTCGTTTAATTACTGCggcatatttaaaattacatcGTGAAGAATATGAACCTTTTTTAGGATTTGAATTTGGAATGGATCAATTTTGTAGTAGTTCTGTAGAGGCCATGGATCAAGAAGCTGATCATATTCATGTTATGGCATTGACTAAAGCTTTAAAAGTTCCTGTTGAAATTGCGTATATGAGTGGATCCGATGCGATGGAACAAGTTAATTTTCATGAGTTTTATCCTGATGATGAAGGGTCGAAAGGAACTGTTACTTTAAAACCTTTGGTGTTATTATATCGACCTGGACATTACGATATTCTTTATCGAAGAGAATAGcaattccttaaaaaaaaataggatgtgactgtaaaaatgtatttactatattattaattcaattaatcaccacttataatattatttattccaatGTACAAAATTTCATTAAGGTTATTACGTTCTCTTAGTtctcttattaatttatattgtcaTGTTCTTCCAAaaacttcattatttttttttccttcgtAAAGTGGTAATACaactcaaataaaaattaatccaCTAATAACCCTTTATATCACatcaataatcaaaatatattctttatttattatatttatttaaaaaaaaaaattattcaccaATAACAAACAATTTAGGCGATTGATTAGTTATAAATTAATCACATATCGGAGACCATctaaaagtttattttgaaataaaaataaaaatactttttacaACCATGTTATCCAATGATTATCgttcatatataaatatgtataatttttgctaatattaattaaatgtccatcatcaaaaaataacattaatttaCTACATTCTTAAGTTATGCATACATAGCCTGTACTGATTGATTTATCAGCAAGCTCTTTTCTAAAATCTTAATGTACATGTGTTCTTAAATTCTAACTCTGACACCTTTTCCTCATACCTTAGTGGATTCCTAGATGAGATGATGGGAAAAAGTTATGCAATGTTACAGTAGGATGAGGTGATCCACGCCGCCCCCTACCACGTCCTCTTCGACCTCTTACTCCATTAATTTTGGTATTAGGGAATCTAGGTGCTCTGCAGGCTTCAAAATGACTATTAACCCGCATTCTTGTTGGGTTATCGAAGTGTCGGTTGCATATTGGACAATTCCAATTCTCATGGATTACATCTGTATTTTTGACGCGCGTTTTATCATCGTTAACTTGAGCTTGAGATGAAGTTGTAACTTGATCATCATTAATTAACCTtctttttaatgttaatgaatCAAAGATAGTTGATGATTTGGCTACATCTTCTAATGCTCGTTTCCTTGTGTTAGAATCAACTCTTGACTCAACGCTTTTATCAGACAGTTCAAGTTGAGTGAGAACATTTTCGAAATCATCTGAGATTGATAGTTCCGTGAGATTTGCAATGTCACCTTGAGTAGGTGTTCTATCTTGAGATTGCTCATTATCAATTATGGTGACTACATCAACAGCAAAGGTACTATCATTCAGATTTGTTTTCTGAGACTCTGTTATATGAGATATATTGTCATCTCGCGGGCCTATATGCTGCGCGGAACAAAAGTCATTCTGTTCCAAACATTGTGGCTCTGGTATACATTGCCTACTTGACCTTTTTAAGCTTGTATCTTGAGAAGTCTTATGCAACGGTTCTGTTACATTACATCTTTGACTTGTTTTCCGAGATtccaatattaaatttacttgCTGAGAACTTTGCTCATTGCAACTCAATTCACCTTTCAAATTCTCTTGTTT of Rhizophagus irregularis chromosome 32, complete sequence contains these proteins:
- a CDS encoding uncharacterized protein (MEROPS:MER0029056); protein product: MNMGGGVDYNNSTTETHEKTEASISSEVKETVDIHSGSEKEETKETPIENTNTITEPQNVSTTAETAPVSSPSNETSDTTEGKTTANAAQEAQITSQQNWEYEQSIKKEVEKTPLVCLTEDIQKLYQEYEQGSEVYRQKIMKLAERHSKIRRCRGDGNCFYRAFGFAWFERLMDSKDNNLRQSALKSLADTIPLFKEAGYQELVYQDIYEEHIEKQMKIVANGEYDEDMLLTIFQTDEISNCIVFYLRLITAAYLKLHREEYEPFLGFEFGMDQFCSSSVEAMDQEADHIHVMALTKALKVPVEIAYMSGSDAMEQVNFHEFYPDDEGSKGTVTLKPLVLLYRPGHYDILYRRE